The Manduca sexta isolate Smith_Timp_Sample1 unplaced genomic scaffold, JHU_Msex_v1.0 HiC_scaffold_955, whole genome shotgun sequence genome contains the following window.
AAGTGGTGAAAAATGTAGGTCTTCAGAACTGATATAAATGTGTTTTCCTATATATAACTTTAGTACTAacataaatgtgtatttttgtacCTGTAAAGTTTTTTCTATGTAAACACATTCAAACATTTAGTTTCAAATAAGATACTCAAATAATCCTATACTTTatcacacacataaatataatgcTTAGAATGTGTGTCACGAACTTTTGCAATCTGTGATCTAATGGAACATATCATAATGGCTTTTAGCATTAAGATAAGTTTCTAATCATGATCTATAGAACAGGTTTATTGGAACTAGAAGTCAAAGTGTGCATAAATGATGAACAGTACCTGTATGAGCAAATCTGCGGCCAACAAGTGGGCTGTCGAGGCAGCCTCCTGAGGGACCAACGGCCCAACACACACCGCCCCAACCGCAACCACCACCGCTGCCGCGCCGCATCCCTTCGCGTTCCACCATCACACCAAAACAATGCACATAACACAGAGCGCGCAGTCCTCAACGCCGCACGAGCGACTTCACCTCGCACCGCTCACACACTACCGTTAGGAAACATCGAGTCGCAAACTAGTCTTTACACAACGCGCTGTTCGAGTAACAAAACTTGCAAGTCGCAACGCATCAGCGAGAGAAAGAATGCCGATGGCCAGACGGCCCGCATGTACCCGCGCTAGCTGCTAGCCACTACCGACCACTGTCCGAGCGAGATGCACTCTCGGACCTCGGCTCAGGAGCGATCATTCAACTCCCATTGTACGGAAACAACATGTCAGTCTGAACGGCTACACCAAAACTAGTGCGTCGGTAAAGACTTCGTTAATAACACTGTTTCAAGTAACACGACTAACTATACCGGCGGTTAAGACAGAAATgccattttatcaaaataaaatgcacAAAACCGACGACCTACGATTTACGAATACCAACCCGATTCCTGTGTTCACAACTGTCAAAAATTATCGTTATACCTACTATTTGTTGCACAGTATCGTTTACTAAGTAATCGTCGCAAACTCACGTTTTTCTCATTGGCTTTttgctacaaaaataatacCCTAATGTGCAAAGTGTTATCTTTGTGAGAATCGAGACCATGGGTATTATTATGAAAGAGATAGCAAGATCGTTGAGGATTAACGAATGACAGAGACCTCTGATTGAATTGTTTATgggaaacaaaatgttttaggAATGTTGAATCTGGTAATATATagtttctttaaaacaaaaatgattattatttgaatacatCGTTATCTCGTTCTATAACAgctcaaattaaatttgtaacctTCATGTAGaccatagataaaatatatttctttaataagcCTTAGAGATGTCCAGCTTactaaaatcgatttttgtaacGATATTGTCATCGATTTATGCATCCATATAATATTgtagtcaaaaataaataatatgtaattgttaatactatattatgtttacacagTTTTTTTCATTTCGGCATGTGTCCAACTTATAACTCGACTGAGTTATTATCATTGTCTGAATGTCTCACACAAAACCGACACTAATTGGCAGGCTTCTGGACTTAGGAAAAGTAATTTTTCTTTGATGGCCTTGGTggtttatataaatagtttagtTGGCTACCAATATTTTAGGAGTGATCAGTGAACACATTACACATTACCATTGTACAGTGGGCACGGACCTAATTCATCAGTCCCAATTTAGCTATACTTGTGTAGTAGGAGTGTTGAACAGATTACTTCTACATTTcgtcaaaaataatttctaagtatCAACCATCCTAAAATGTATCGATACCTATGTTAACTTGATTTAAATTTCACATCCCAAAGTCAAATCGAATTTATATTTGATGGTTTCATAGTTGACAATTAGTGACAATTGACATATCACTTGCCAAAATAATAGCGGtgtttttacaattttctttactaaaaattaaacatctttATATACTGATGTTTATTTATGGGTTAATTTTGCATTCCTAGTTCCATTggtaaattgatttaaaatgtatacttacaaaatattattcggtgtattattattaagtggTGCACTATGCGAAAATAAATACTCTCGGTCAGTTAACGAGAAAAAGAAGGATGAGGTGAATTTCAGGACCTTGGAGAAGCCATTCAGGGATGAGACAAGCTTAATCTATTGTGGGTAAAGGCGCAACAAGTAAGTTCCTACTTAAAATGAGTAgtattatcaaaatttgttcATAGATTTATCTTAATACTACTTTTGTTAATTCTTTCGATTAAATCCTACCGTTATTGTGTTACCTTTTAtcagtttttagtttttttaggtTTTCCACATAATCATACCATGTTAATTTTGTGTTGGCATACTTTTGGTTTCTATAATCTTGTCATCCCTAGATATACTGTGACTTCAATTTTCATACCAGTAATAGACTATTGATGCTAACTTGAGTGTCACTTTTGCGAGACGATTAGACTTATCTCTCACTTGTTTATTGCAGTAAGAAATTCTGTTTATACTTAAACATAGCAAGTTATTTCTAGCTTATATTAGTAGACTTGGATTaaagaaattttctataaagTTCCCAATTACCTTTTCAGCGTCTAACAGAACCAAAGCTAAAGTCATTGTACAGTGACCTCACAATTCAAGACAAGGAGGAGATCACTTACAAGAGGTTCAAGAGTGAGGGAGGGGACAAGGAGGGACTCAAAGAAGCTGAGCTGAGAAGGAAACTTACTAACATTATGTCTGTGTATGGGTTACTTGAACACTTTGATGAGAAAGCTCCTCCACGCCAAAAGGATCACCCGGTAAGTATATTAGGTCAGATGATGTTAGGTCTCAAACCTTTGCtgcaaattactttataattattatttcacctAATATGCCTACTGCCAACTTTTAACATTTTAAGGTGGTATTTTGATCTATCTATTCAAActttataaaacagaaaaaaattacaatatttctacaatatactatccttactttggttgtttaaatatttttataatgtggatgtAGTTACATTAATGTCATAATTACAATGCCATGAAAATTGTTGATTTTGTGCAACTCCTGCACATGAATTAATTCCCaaccaatattattaaacaaacaatttaaggaggaacattttggtagtttaaaattttcaataaaacctaaTGCggattcttttaaaataaattattcacctGTTACTCTTGCACCATAAGGAATAGATGCTTTTTTTCCTCAGGAGAGGGTCTTAAACTAGAGCTTGATGCCAGCATAGAAGAATTAGAACAGTATTAATTGCTTTGTTTTAGTATTGTAAAAAACTaactatgttatatattatatgtacagttcatttcaataatatattttcatgcaGATAAGAtgcaatgtttttgtttcattgTGCCGGCCAGCTGATAATACAATACagataatttcataattacatTTGCAGACAAAGTtcagtgacatatttttatcacattaatGTGTTGTACATCACCATATGTATCTAAATGTCTTTCACACATTaagtaacttatattttttgaaatcttTGTTTAAATAGCTTCATCGTATGACGACTATGTCACTCCATAGCCATACATTCAATTTGATGAGGCCTACTCACTTCTCATACAATTTTaagttgaaataatttaaattttcaacttGTGGAATCAAAGAAGTAGCACCTACTGATGTTCTGCTTTATATaacatctatttatatattaatttaaacgaaACAGTAACCGGTTCAGGAAATGGTATTAATGtggtaattaaaatacatttctcTGTCTTAACAAAGGGTTTCAACTCAGCAATGGATGACCATATTAACAAGAGCATATTCAAGGATaagaaattaaatcaattatggACTAAGGCTGAGACATCAGGCTTTACTAGCGAGGAGTTGGCTGCTCTGTGAAGGAAGAGTTCCTGCATCATCAAGATAAAATAGACCAGTACTATGAACTGTTAACTGACATGGACAGTGCCAAAAAAGAGGGATATAAAAGTGAGCACAGATTATAACTTTCTTGAATAATGAACTCAATCCTACCAATAAATGCAAAGTTCATACTCAAACACACACTAATGTCTTTTATCTCTAATGCGGTCAAGACAAAGGCGCAACGGTGACCCACTTTTTGCCGAGTGTATactgttccatgatgtgatagagggcttGCCTATAGACATTACGGGTACAAATatcagactccggactgatacagAGTAGAAAAAGCGAATACCAGTTTACCCAACCCAGTTATACAACCCgacacctcagcactgcagttgtaccataatacaactatgccactgagTAGTCTAAGTTTACAAAACATACTAAAGAGATAATAACTAATAGATA
Protein-coding sequences here:
- the LOC119193723 gene encoding LOW QUALITY PROTEIN: alpha-2-macroglobulin receptor-associated protein-like (The sequence of the model RefSeq protein was modified relative to this genomic sequence to represent the inferred CDS: deleted 4 bases in 2 codons) — protein: MYTYKILFGVLLLSGALCENKYSRSVNEKKKDEVNFRTLEKPFRDDKLNLLWVKAQQRLTEPKLKSLYSDLTIQDKEEITYKRFKSEGGDKEGLKEAELRRKLTNIMSVYGLLEHFDEKAPPRQKDHPGFNSAMDDHINKSIFKDKKLNQLWTKAETSGFTSEELAALKEEFLHHQDKIDQYYELLTDMDSAKKEGYKNAINEEELVKFNEIDEQTNEITKDYLHHANLVREKHRDLRDGYDKLQRITAKGPNNREFIEPKVQGLWRMAVQANFTVDEMVIPQVELQHYESRLLKLRHLQVDHVSNLEKHRSKVAGAGEKMNHFEDQEQLIKKHSRKVEKMHADIETRILGRHTEL